One genomic segment of Novisyntrophococcus fermenticellae includes these proteins:
- the infB gene encoding translation initiation factor IF-2, translating into MPKLRIHELAKDLNRTNREVMDFLKDRKIDVKSHMSVLGEEQEAIVRKAFASKTDQAGKSEEKLVEKPKKKSNIIQVLRPQNATSQEARKKLQQRAQSEKVSRAQTDQKEKTNAVESKPVKEENSQNVQIQEKVSAPKVERTENKPEAAKVQQAPNERPVQSQSGEQTSRPQGDRPQRSSGDRSGRPQGDRPQRSYGDRANRPQGDRSNNRPQGDRSNNRPQGDRPQRSFGDRNGRPQGDRPQRSYGDRPSYTQGDRSSRPQGDRNNNRPQGDRPQRSYGDRPSYAQGDRSGRPQGDRPQRSFGDRNGRPQGDRPQRSFGDRNGRPQGDRPQRPYGDRPQRPYGDRPSRPGDRNGTRPQGGTARDRDRKPQVESMDLGLKKPSRDTTHKDKDKTRSNLRDKKFGEDRKPAVGNRPNQGRRPNQGRRPNQNIPKALQKPVQKPREEKKEEVKEILLPEKLTIKELADKMKMQPSVIVKKLFLEGTMVTVNHEISFEKAQEIALDYNIIAEPEIKVDVIEELLREEDEDEKDMVPRPPVVCVMGHVDHGKTSLLDAIRNTHVTDREAGGITQHIGATVVPVNGQNITFLDTPGHEAFTAMRMRGANSTDIAVLVVAADDGVMPQTIEAINHAKAAGVEIIVAINKIDKPSANVERVKQELSEQQLIPEDWGGSTVFVPVSAHTHEGITELLEMILLTAEVLELKADPKRRARGLVIEAQLDKGKGPVANILVQKGTLHVGDYIAAGACSGKVRAMMDDKGRRVKEAGPSMPVELLGLNDVPNAGEIIVATDTDKDAKNFAATFVSEGKNRLLEDTKAKMSLDDLFSQIKEGNLKELNIVIKADVQGSVEAMKQSLVRLSNDEVVVKIVHGGVGAINESDVTLAAASNAIIIGFNVRPDVQAKTIADQEGVDMRLYRVIYQAIEDVEAAMKGMLDPVYEEKVIGHAEIRQLFKASGIGTIAGSYVLDGAFQRGCKVRISREGKQIYEGPLASLKRFKDDVKEVRAGYECGLVFEGFNDIQELDVVEAYIMVEVPR; encoded by the coding sequence ATGCCAAAACTTAGAATACATGAACTCGCGAAAGATTTGAATAGAACGAATAGAGAGGTCATGGATTTTTTGAAGGATAGGAAAATAGATGTTAAAAGTCACATGAGTGTCCTGGGGGAAGAGCAGGAAGCGATAGTTCGTAAAGCATTTGCTTCCAAGACAGACCAGGCAGGAAAATCAGAGGAGAAGTTAGTGGAGAAACCAAAGAAGAAATCGAATATTATTCAGGTGCTGCGTCCCCAGAACGCAACCAGCCAGGAGGCAAGAAAGAAATTACAGCAGCGTGCCCAGAGTGAGAAGGTATCCAGGGCTCAGACTGATCAGAAGGAAAAGACAAATGCAGTGGAGAGTAAGCCGGTGAAAGAAGAAAATTCCCAGAATGTACAGATTCAGGAAAAAGTTTCTGCCCCGAAAGTGGAACGTACGGAAAATAAGCCGGAGGCGGCAAAAGTGCAGCAGGCGCCAAATGAAAGACCCGTACAAAGCCAGAGCGGTGAGCAGACCTCCCGCCCGCAGGGAGACAGACCGCAGCGTTCTTCTGGAGACAGAAGTGGACGTCCGCAGGGAGACAGACCGCAGCGCTCCTATGGAGACAGGGCAAACCGTCCGCAGGGAGACAGGAGTAACAATCGTCCGCAGGGAGACAGGAGTAACAACCGCCCGCAGGGAGATAGACCGCAGCGTTCCTTTGGCGACAGAAATGGACGTCCGCAGGGAGACAGACCACAGAGATCTTATGGGGACAGACCATCCTATACACAGGGAGACAGATCGTCTCGTCCACAGGGAGACAGAAATAATAACCGCCCGCAGGGAGACAGACCGCAGCGATCTTATGGGGACAGACCATCCTATGCGCAGGGAGATAGAAGTGGACGTCCGCAGGGAGACAGACCGCAGCGTTCCTTTGGCGACAGAAATGGACGTCCGCAGGGAGACAGACCGCAGCGTTCCTTTGGTGACAGGAATGGGCGTCCACAGGGAGACAGACCACAGCGTCCTTATGGAGACAGACCACAACGCCCTTATGGAGACAGACCATCCCGCCCGGGAGACAGAAATGGCACTCGTCCTCAAGGTGGCACCGCCCGGGACCGCGATCGGAAACCTCAGGTTGAATCAATGGATTTGGGATTGAAAAAACCTTCCAGAGATACAACTCATAAAGATAAGGATAAGACCAGGAGTAATCTCAGAGACAAGAAGTTCGGTGAAGACCGTAAACCGGCTGTGGGAAATCGTCCAAATCAGGGGCGCAGGCCAAATCAGGGACGCAGACCTAATCAGAATATTCCAAAGGCTCTTCAGAAACCTGTACAGAAGCCGAGGGAAGAAAAGAAAGAAGAGGTTAAGGAAATTCTGCTTCCGGAGAAGCTTACAATCAAAGAACTGGCTGATAAGATGAAGATGCAGCCTTCTGTGATTGTAAAAAAGCTTTTTCTGGAGGGTACCATGGTTACTGTTAACCATGAAATTTCATTTGAAAAGGCACAGGAAATTGCCCTGGATTATAACATCATCGCAGAACCCGAGATTAAGGTTGATGTGATCGAAGAACTGCTTCGTGAGGAAGATGAAGATGAAAAGGATATGGTTCCCCGTCCGCCGGTCGTTTGCGTTATGGGTCATGTTGACCATGGTAAGACATCCCTTCTGGATGCCATCCGAAACACGCATGTTACAGACCGGGAAGCAGGTGGTATTACACAGCATATCGGTGCAACTGTAGTTCCTGTCAACGGACAGAATATCACATTCCTGGATACACCGGGACATGAGGCATTTACTGCCATGCGTATGCGTGGTGCGAATTCTACGGATATTGCGGTTCTGGTAGTTGCAGCTGATGATGGAGTGATGCCTCAGACGATAGAGGCTATTAACCATGCGAAAGCAGCAGGAGTTGAAATTATTGTTGCCATTAACAAGATAGATAAACCTAGTGCCAATGTGGAACGTGTAAAACAGGAACTTTCTGAGCAGCAGTTGATTCCGGAAGACTGGGGCGGCAGTACGGTATTTGTACCGGTATCTGCACATACTCATGAAGGTATTACGGAACTTCTGGAGATGATTCTGCTGACAGCAGAGGTTCTGGAGCTTAAGGCCGATCCAAAACGCAGAGCAAGAGGGCTGGTAATTGAAGCACAATTGGATAAGGGAAAGGGCCCGGTAGCCAATATTCTGGTACAAAAGGGTACTTTACATGTGGGAGACTATATCGCAGCAGGAGCATGTTCCGGTAAAGTCCGTGCGATGATGGATGATAAGGGCCGGCGTGTAAAGGAGGCTGGACCCTCCATGCCGGTTGAACTGCTTGGTCTGAATGATGTGCCTAATGCAGGCGAAATCATCGTTGCAACCGATACAGACAAAGATGCTAAGAATTTTGCAGCAACCTTTGTATCAGAAGGGAAGAACAGGCTGCTTGAAGATACAAAAGCGAAGATGTCTCTGGATGATTTGTTCAGCCAGATTAAAGAAGGAAACTTAAAGGAACTGAATATCGTAATAAAAGCCGATGTACAGGGATCTGTAGAGGCTATGAAACAGTCACTGGTCCGTCTCTCCAATGATGAGGTTGTGGTCAAGATTGTGCATGGCGGAGTTGGAGCTATCAACGAATCCGACGTTACGCTGGCTGCAGCTTCCAATGCGATCATTATAGGCTTCAATGTAAGACCCGACGTCCAGGCAAAGACCATCGCTGATCAGGAAGGTGTGGATATGCGTCTGTACCGTGTCATTTATCAGGCGATTGAGGATGTGGAAGCGGCCATGAAAGGAATGCTGGATCCTGTTTACGAGGAAAAAGTCATCGGACATGCGGAAATCCGTCAGCTGTTCAAAGCTTCTGGAATTGGAACCATTGCAGGCAGCTATGTGCTGGATGGCGCCTTCCAGAGAGGATGTAAAGTACGGATCAGCCGTGAAGGAAAACAAATCTACGAAGGCCCTCTGGCTTCACTCAAGCGTTTCAAGGATGATGTGAAGGAAGTCAGGGCAGGATATGAGTGTGGTCTGGTATTTGAAGGCTTTAATGATATTCAGGAGTTAGATGTTGTAGAAGCTTATATTATGGTAGAAGTACCAAGATAG
- the rbfA gene encoding 30S ribosome-binding factor RbfA, protein MRKNSIKNTRINGEVQKELSQIIRMEIKDPRIAMMTSVTAAEVAPDLKTCKAYISVLGDEKAKADTLAGLRSAEGYIRKLLAKNVNLRNTPVIQFVLDESIEYGVTMSKLIDDLNQNGPEKEDEKSE, encoded by the coding sequence GTGAGAAAAAACAGTATTAAAAACACCAGAATCAACGGTGAAGTACAAAAGGAATTAAGCCAGATTATCCGCATGGAAATCAAAGATCCCAGGATTGCTATGATGACCTCGGTTACAGCAGCAGAGGTTGCTCCGGATCTGAAAACCTGTAAAGCGTATATCAGTGTACTTGGAGATGAGAAAGCGAAAGCGGATACACTGGCTGGTCTGCGTAGCGCAGAAGGTTATATCCGCAAACTGCTTGCGAAGAATGTTAATTTAAGAAATACACCGGTTATTCAGTTTGTTCTGGATGAATCCATCGAATATGGTGTTACCATGTCAAAGCTGATAGATGATTTAAATCAGAATGGACCTGAAAAGGAAGATGAGAAGAGTGAATAA
- a CDS encoding DHH family phosphoesterase yields the protein MNKLTEILEGISTVAIAGHVNPDGDCVGSCMGLYLYLKDNYPDIRADVYLEEPAEIFHFVRNIEDVKTECETGRVYDLLFLLDVSSMDRVGVAKPLYESALHTVGIDHHITNKGLCELNQIFPEASSTCEVLYGLMEEIKISEACAEALYTGIVHDTGVFQYSCTSPWTMRVAANLMEKGIPFSEIVDRSFYQKSYAQNQIMGRTLMESIMLLDGQCIIGIVRRKEMEFYGLSTKDLDGIVSQLKNTAGVEVALFLYEKNLQEFKVSMRSRERVDVSKIAELFGGGGHVRAAGCTMHGTAFDVVNSISGQIEKQLTEEV from the coding sequence GTGAATAAACTTACGGAGATATTAGAGGGGATTTCAACCGTGGCAATTGCAGGCCATGTGAACCCCGATGGGGACTGCGTAGGTTCCTGCATGGGTCTATACCTGTATCTGAAGGATAACTATCCGGATATCCGGGCAGACGTATATCTGGAAGAACCGGCAGAGATATTTCATTTTGTGAGAAATATTGAGGATGTAAAGACAGAATGCGAAACCGGCCGGGTATATGACCTGCTGTTTCTTCTGGATGTGAGCAGTATGGATCGTGTTGGTGTTGCAAAGCCACTGTATGAATCTGCGCTTCATACGGTGGGAATAGACCATCACATTACCAATAAAGGGTTGTGTGAACTGAACCAGATTTTCCCGGAGGCCAGTTCCACCTGTGAGGTTCTATATGGACTCATGGAGGAAATAAAGATTTCGGAAGCATGTGCTGAAGCTTTGTATACTGGAATTGTGCATGATACAGGGGTATTCCAGTATTCATGTACTTCACCGTGGACGATGAGAGTGGCTGCCAATCTGATGGAAAAGGGAATTCCTTTTTCGGAAATCGTAGACAGAAGCTTTTATCAGAAGTCCTATGCACAGAATCAGATTATGGGAAGAACCCTCATGGAGAGCATCATGCTCCTGGACGGTCAGTGCATTATAGGTATTGTACGCCGCAAAGAGATGGAATTCTACGGTCTTTCTACCAAAGATCTGGATGGAATTGTAAGCCAGCTGAAAAATACTGCCGGAGTGGAAGTTGCGTTATTCCTGTATGAGAAAAATCTGCAGGAATTTAAGGTGAGCATGAGGTCAAGGGAACGGGTGGATGTCAGTAAAATTGCGGAACTGTTCGGAGGCGGAGGTCATGTGAGAGCAGCCGGATGCACGATGCACGGTACTGCCTTTGATGTGGTTAACAGCATCTCAGGCCAGATAGAAAAACAATTGACAGAGGAAGTATAA
- the truB gene encoding tRNA pseudouridine(55) synthase TruB, whose product MYNGVLNIYKEAGFTSHDVVAKLRGILKQKKIGHTGTLDPDAVGVLPVCLGSATKLCDMLTDEKKSYQAVLRLGVTTDTQDMSGQVLNTRPVECTAEEITACVNSFCGEQMQIPPMYSALKINGKKLYELAREGKTVERAARPVTFYDITICQMDIPFVSLHVTCSKGTYIRTLCHDIGKKLGCGAAMEQLTRTGVGRFHVDHALKLEQVETLKQENKLESCLVPVDAMFENLEKSWVKPAFDLLVHNGNPLRADQITAVRQETLQKQLRIYDSSHQFAGIYEYDAGREIYKPKKMFLR is encoded by the coding sequence ATGTATAACGGAGTCTTAAATATCTATAAAGAAGCGGGGTTTACCTCGCATGATGTGGTGGCCAAGCTTCGCGGAATCTTAAAGCAGAAGAAAATCGGTCATACAGGTACACTTGACCCGGATGCGGTGGGTGTACTTCCTGTGTGTCTGGGAAGTGCCACAAAACTCTGTGACATGCTGACGGATGAGAAAAAGTCCTATCAGGCGGTTTTACGTCTTGGGGTAACTACGGACACACAGGATATGAGCGGTCAGGTTTTGAACACCCGGCCGGTAGAGTGCACAGCAGAAGAAATCACAGCATGTGTGAACAGTTTCTGCGGAGAACAGATGCAGATTCCTCCCATGTATTCCGCTCTGAAGATTAACGGAAAAAAGCTGTACGAACTGGCAAGAGAGGGAAAGACGGTGGAGCGGGCGGCACGCCCGGTAACATTCTACGACATTACAATCTGCCAGATGGATATACCCTTTGTGAGTTTACATGTGACCTGCTCAAAAGGAACTTATATCAGGACCCTTTGCCATGACATTGGTAAAAAGCTGGGTTGTGGTGCCGCTATGGAACAGCTCACCAGAACCGGAGTAGGCCGGTTTCACGTAGACCATGCGCTAAAACTTGAACAAGTAGAAACGCTAAAGCAGGAGAATAAGCTGGAAAGCTGTCTGGTTCCGGTGGACGCGATGTTTGAAAACCTGGAAAAGAGTTGGGTAAAGCCTGCATTTGATTTACTGGTGCACAATGGAAATCCGCTCAGGGCTGATCAGATTACGGCAGTCCGGCAGGAGACGTTACAAAAACAGCTTCGGATCTATGACAGCAGTCACCAGTTTGCAGGGATTTACGAATATGATGCGGGGCGGGAAATCTATAAACCAAAGAAAATGTTTCTGAGATGA
- the ribF gene encoding riboflavin biosynthesis protein RibF: MKYIRKTLDFEAEKPTVITLGKFDGVHRGHMKLINRILEIGKRDDLETVIFTFDVSPQVSFGYRKPQMLLTNEERRRRLQKQGIDTLIECPFIPEIRDMEAEAFAREILVKKLHVKALVVGPDFHFGYGRKGTPQMLERLGMECGFTLEVLDKVMDDSREISSSYIREELMKGNLEKVNELLGYPYTITGEVVHGHNLGHTIGIPTINQIPGEDKLLPPWGVYASRTRIAGREFYGITNIGVKPTVLEKFVGVETYLYDCDMDLYGEVAKVELCHYQRPEVKFESVEALKQQMNKDKEHGKQYFML, from the coding sequence ATGAAATATATCAGAAAAACACTGGATTTTGAGGCAGAAAAACCCACTGTAATTACATTGGGAAAGTTTGACGGTGTCCACAGAGGACACATGAAGTTAATAAACCGTATATTAGAAATCGGGAAGAGGGATGATCTGGAGACGGTCATCTTTACTTTTGATGTGTCTCCGCAGGTCAGTTTCGGTTATAGAAAGCCGCAGATGCTGCTTACAAATGAAGAGAGAAGAAGGCGGCTTCAGAAACAGGGAATCGACACATTGATTGAGTGCCCGTTTATACCTGAGATCAGAGATATGGAAGCGGAGGCTTTTGCCAGGGAAATTCTGGTTAAAAAGCTCCATGTTAAAGCTCTGGTGGTGGGACCTGATTTTCACTTTGGATATGGTAGGAAGGGTACGCCCCAAATGCTGGAACGCCTGGGAATGGAATGTGGTTTTACACTGGAGGTTCTGGATAAAGTGATGGATGATAGCCGGGAAATCAGCAGCTCCTACATTCGGGAGGAACTGATGAAAGGCAATCTGGAAAAGGTCAATGAACTGCTGGGATATCCTTATACAATTACAGGTGAAGTGGTTCATGGCCATAATCTGGGACATACCATCGGTATTCCCACAATTAATCAGATTCCAGGTGAAGACAAGCTGCTGCCGCCTTGGGGCGTCTATGCTTCCAGAACGAGAATTGCCGGCAGGGAGTTTTACGGAATCACAAACATCGGAGTAAAGCCAACAGTCCTGGAAAAGTTTGTAGGAGTTGAGACATATCTCTATGACTGCGATATGGATCTCTACGGAGAGGTAGCTAAGGTGGAGCTATGCCACTATCAGAGGCCGGAAGTGAAGTTCGAATCTGTGGAAGCGTTGAAACAGCAGATGAACAAAGATAAAGAACATGGGAAACAATATTTTATGCTATAA
- a CDS encoding efflux RND transporter periplasmic adaptor subunit → MKKKSVIITCACVAAALVIGGVGLFVWTRKGDSKSDNVVYVNTVEQLMNLGSGNGLLNRFSGVVESQDTWKVQQNTEKTVKDILVEEGQEVQAGTPLFTYDTDKFQTDLEQAGLDSERINTEIESMKSNIAQLNKDKKSAPKESQATLQLQIREAELQLRQKEYEAKSKEVEIGKLQENINNATVTSEIAGIVKSINNGTASGDPYGEQDTSFMTILSTGAFRIKGKVNEMNIGGLSENAAVLVHSRVDDSAVWKGTITKIDRENAEAGNNNGMYASTDSMSQTSSYPFYVTLENSDNLMLGQHVYIELDNGQDSESKAGIWLDEYFIGDPDSEPYVWADNGKGKLEKRKITLGQYDENMMKYEIAEGLGKKDAITFPEPDLKEGMQTAIGEDGMMGQSNPAGPEDGIDAGDGSDMGTMDDGQIIPEGEDAVVSGGGEVLK, encoded by the coding sequence ATGAAGAAGAAATCTGTTATTATCACCTGTGCATGTGTGGCAGCAGCACTGGTAATCGGGGGTGTAGGTTTGTTTGTCTGGACCAGGAAAGGAGATTCTAAAAGCGACAACGTGGTTTATGTAAATACTGTGGAACAACTGATGAACCTGGGCAGCGGAAATGGTCTGCTCAATCGCTTTTCCGGAGTAGTAGAGTCGCAGGATACCTGGAAGGTTCAGCAGAACACAGAAAAGACGGTGAAGGACATACTAGTCGAAGAAGGACAGGAAGTACAGGCGGGAACACCACTTTTTACATATGATACGGATAAATTTCAGACGGATTTAGAACAGGCCGGATTAGATTCTGAGAGGATTAATACGGAAATCGAGAGTATGAAGAGTAATATCGCGCAGCTGAACAAAGACAAGAAGTCGGCTCCCAAGGAAAGCCAGGCAACACTTCAGCTGCAGATACGAGAGGCAGAGCTTCAGTTAAGACAAAAAGAGTATGAAGCCAAGAGCAAAGAAGTGGAGATTGGAAAACTACAGGAAAACATTAATAATGCAACGGTGACCAGTGAAATAGCCGGTATTGTGAAATCCATTAACAATGGAACAGCGTCCGGGGATCCATATGGCGAGCAGGATACCTCTTTCATGACCATATTATCCACAGGAGCTTTTCGGATAAAGGGAAAAGTCAATGAGATGAATATTGGGGGATTGTCGGAAAATGCAGCGGTTCTTGTGCATTCTCGTGTGGATGATTCCGCAGTCTGGAAAGGGACCATTACAAAGATCGACAGAGAAAATGCCGAAGCCGGAAATAATAATGGCATGTATGCTTCTACAGATTCCATGTCTCAAACCAGTTCTTATCCATTCTACGTAACGCTGGAAAACAGTGATAATCTGATGCTGGGGCAGCATGTCTATATCGAACTGGATAATGGACAGGATTCCGAGAGCAAGGCGGGCATCTGGCTGGATGAATACTTTATCGGAGATCCGGACAGCGAACCATATGTGTGGGCCGACAACGGAAAGGGTAAACTGGAAAAAAGAAAGATAACCCTGGGACAATATGATGAAAATATGATGAAGTATGAGATTGCAGAAGGTCTCGGTAAGAAAGATGCAATTACATTTCCGGAACCTGATTTAAAAGAAGGAATGCAGACGGCCATCGGGGAAGATGGCATGATGGGACAGAGCAATCCTGCCGGACCGGAGGATGGTATAGATGCCGGAGACGGATCTGATATGGGAACCATGGACGATGGACAGATAATTCCAGAGGGTGAAGATGCGGTTGTTTCCGGAGGAGGGGAGGTTCTTAAGTGA
- a CDS encoding ABC transporter ATP-binding protein encodes MILELKDICKDYMQGKMVVPVLKDVCFEMEEGEYVAIMGPSGSGKTTLMNIVGCLDQATSGTYILDGEDIGKCSDNHMSDIRLQKIGFVFQSFQLLPRQSALENVALPLTYAGIPKKERKEKAFEALDRVGLADRVDFKPTQLSGGQKQRVAIARAMVNHPKILLADEPTGALDSASGKQVMELFQSLNDEGVSVLMITHDAEIASCAGRKVEIKDGILRQEGVIEV; translated from the coding sequence GTGATTCTGGAGCTAAAGGATATATGTAAAGATTATATGCAGGGAAAGATGGTGGTTCCGGTTCTGAAAGATGTATGCTTTGAGATGGAAGAAGGAGAGTATGTGGCGATTATGGGACCCTCCGGTTCAGGTAAAACAACTTTGATGAATATCGTGGGATGTCTGGATCAGGCAACCAGCGGAACCTATATCCTGGACGGAGAAGATATAGGCAAGTGTTCGGATAATCATATGTCGGATATACGCCTTCAGAAGATCGGATTTGTCTTCCAAAGTTTCCAGCTTCTGCCGAGGCAGTCGGCTCTCGAGAACGTGGCTCTGCCGCTGACCTATGCAGGGATTCCGAAAAAGGAGAGAAAAGAGAAGGCGTTTGAGGCGCTTGATCGGGTCGGATTGGCTGACCGTGTGGACTTTAAGCCCACGCAGCTTTCCGGTGGACAAAAGCAGAGAGTGGCCATTGCCAGAGCCATGGTCAATCATCCGAAGATTTTGTTGGCTGATGAGCCTACGGGCGCCCTGGATTCTGCTTCCGGAAAACAGGTGATGGAACTTTTTCAGAGCCTGAACGATGAAGGGGTCAGCGTTTTGATGATCACTCATGATGCGGAGATTGCTTCCTGCGCAGGACGGAAAGTGGAGATAAAAGATGGCATCCTGAGACAGGAGGGGGTAATCGAAGTATGA
- a CDS encoding efflux RND transporter periplasmic adaptor subunit: MTVKKKVLTILLSVAGVCVVGAGVVYGVKRSQESEVMVIPVSDINNGGYWGDNSTMEGIITSDASQDVYLSDVQTVDQVSVKEGDTVKEGDVLLTYDMTLTNLNLEMQKLSRDQADLRIQAAKNDLKKLKNTKPVSENGGSGEGDDGGSVVVDDGDSGMPPEEVPVTEIPTPPPVPDAVLYNGTDNPLQHGAKPYKGEGSKKNPFRFLCEDKTVIKASFINSMMGYSYDENGNRGSREKSGFFYRLEVRRENKADGELLKAWKQDASSIEKPFEEDWEGVLDLAQTSTIPTPTLTPPEENEPSGTSANSMGYAGAAGNVAYNTLSVGNLTMKGTGAIIFTAAASDDKSKSSGTLSTPLPSDMSYTKDELAKAIKEKEAEIKSLELDLREQEIKLKASEKAVNEGKVVAGFNGVIKKVGDPENPPKDGTPFLVLSSTDGMYVKGNISELKLNEIKEGTVLNIMSYQSGTTCEATIKNISPYPAENYNDYSGTNGSGYPFTAYIASGGDQLQNNEYVEVSVSQQAGEGEMMAGGDTISISKAFIREEEGVKYVYIRGEDNRLKRQEVTTGRLFWGDAYEIKGGISQEDWIAFPYGKNVKEGAKTKEGSMNQLYGY; the protein is encoded by the coding sequence ATGACGGTGAAGAAAAAGGTATTGACAATTCTGCTTTCTGTTGCCGGTGTTTGTGTGGTTGGCGCAGGCGTGGTATATGGAGTGAAACGTTCACAGGAGTCGGAGGTCATGGTTATACCTGTCAGTGATATTAACAATGGAGGATATTGGGGTGACAATTCCACGATGGAAGGTATCATCACCTCTGATGCTTCACAAGATGTATATCTCTCGGATGTTCAGACTGTGGATCAGGTTTCTGTAAAGGAAGGTGATACGGTCAAAGAGGGTGATGTCCTGCTTACCTATGATATGACATTGACCAACTTAAATCTGGAGATGCAGAAGCTGAGCAGGGATCAGGCCGACTTAAGGATCCAGGCGGCGAAAAATGACTTGAAAAAATTAAAGAACACAAAGCCGGTTTCCGAAAATGGAGGTTCCGGAGAAGGGGATGATGGAGGCTCTGTGGTTGTTGATGATGGGGATTCAGGTATGCCCCCTGAAGAAGTACCTGTAACAGAAATACCGACGCCCCCTCCTGTACCAGATGCTGTTTTATACAATGGTACGGACAATCCCCTGCAGCACGGAGCAAAGCCTTACAAAGGAGAGGGAAGTAAGAAAAATCCGTTTCGCTTTTTGTGTGAGGACAAGACCGTGATTAAAGCTTCCTTTATTAATTCCATGATGGGATACAGCTATGATGAGAATGGGAACAGGGGAAGCAGAGAGAAGAGCGGTTTCTTTTACCGTCTGGAGGTAAGAAGGGAAAATAAAGCAGATGGGGAACTGCTTAAAGCATGGAAGCAGGATGCGTCTTCCATTGAGAAGCCCTTCGAGGAAGACTGGGAAGGTGTATTGGATTTAGCTCAAACGTCGACGATACCAACACCAACACTAACGCCCCCTGAAGAAAACGAACCTTCCGGAACATCAGCGAATTCCATGGGATACGCGGGAGCTGCCGGCAATGTGGCTTATAATACCCTCAGTGTGGGAAACCTCACCATGAAAGGCACCGGAGCGATTATATTTACAGCTGCCGCATCGGATGATAAAAGCAAATCATCCGGTACGCTCTCAACACCGCTGCCCTCTGATATGTCCTATACCAAGGACGAGCTGGCAAAGGCAATAAAGGAAAAAGAGGCGGAAATCAAATCACTGGAGCTGGATTTAAGAGAACAGGAAATCAAGCTGAAAGCTTCAGAGAAGGCTGTAAATGAAGGTAAGGTTGTGGCCGGATTTAACGGAGTTATTAAAAAAGTCGGTGACCCTGAGAATCCTCCGAAAGACGGTACACCATTCCTTGTGTTGTCCAGCACAGATGGTATGTATGTAAAAGGGAATATCAGCGAATTGAAGCTGAATGAGATTAAAGAGGGAACTGTCTTAAACATTATGTCTTATCAAAGCGGAACCACCTGTGAAGCAACAATAAAGAATATATCACCTTATCCCGCGGAGAACTATAATGATTATTCAGGGACAAATGGATCTGGATATCCATTTACGGCATATATTGCCAGCGGCGGAGATCAGCTGCAGAATAATGAGTATGTGGAAGTCAGTGTAAGCCAGCAGGCGGGAGAAGGAGAGATGATGGCAGGCGGGGATACTATCTCCATAAGCAAAGCATTTATCAGGGAAGAAGAAGGCGTTAAATATGTTTATATCAGAGGAGAGGATAACCGCCTGAAACGCCAGGAGGTCACTACAGGCCGCCTTTTCTGGGGAGATGCCTATGAGATTAAGGGCGGGATCAGCCAGGAGGACTGGATTGCTTTCCCCTATGGAAAGAATGTAAAAGAAGGCGCCAAAACAAAAGAAGGCAGTATGAATCAGTTATACGGATATTAA